In the Aliarcobacter cryaerophilus genome, one interval contains:
- a CDS encoding paraquat-inducible protein A, translating to MVLISCKNCKKVYKKENYDSFLCNRCNHMVKKRVENSLQISLALTICAMLLYIPAMVYPMMVVTQFGVNLESTIIEGIISFLEHGSYFIAFVIFLASVAIPIVKLFALFFIFLSLKINVKMTNKTKILIYKYIEAIGKWSMIDIYVVALMASIVQLDELFNIKGGVAATSFSLMVIITIFAAHRFDTRIIWDEKRD from the coding sequence ATGGTTTTAATTTCTTGCAAAAACTGTAAAAAAGTATATAAAAAAGAGAATTATGACTCTTTTTTATGTAATAGATGCAACCATATGGTAAAAAAAAGAGTTGAAAACTCTTTACAAATATCACTGGCTTTAACAATTTGTGCAATGCTTTTATATATTCCAGCAATGGTTTATCCAATGATGGTAGTAACACAATTTGGTGTAAATTTAGAAAGTACAATTATTGAAGGGATTATTAGCTTTTTAGAGCATGGAAGTTATTTTATAGCATTTGTAATATTTTTAGCAAGTGTTGCTATTCCAATAGTAAAACTATTTGCCCTATTTTTTATATTTTTATCTTTAAAGATAAATGTAAAAATGACAAATAAGACAAAGATTTTGATATATAAATATATTGAAGCAATTGGAAAATGGTCGATGATAGATATTTATGTAGTCGCTTTAATGGCTTCAATAGTTCAATTAGATGAGTTATTTAATATAAAAGGTGGAGTTGCTGCAACATCTTTTTCTTTAATGGTAATAATTACAATATTTGCAGCACATAGATTTGATACAAGGATAATTTGGGATGAAAAAAGAGATTAA